Genomic DNA from Vibrio tubiashii ATCC 19109:
CCCGCTGAATCTGTCAGCAAGGTGTAACTTAGCCCGGTCAGATCAGATACTTCACTCAATAGATCAATGTGGCTGACAAACAGCGACATTGGTGCAACAACGAGTAAGAAGGCGACAAGCAAGAGCAAGCCTTCACGTTTGTTTTGAATGAAGTTTTTCACGATAGGGATTCACAACAGCTAAAAACGAAGCTGAATTTTAGTCGAGAAGGCGTGGAAAATTTATCAATACAATGTCAATTTAATGAAATTTCGTGTTGATTGACGACGTTACCCTCTATTTGTGTCCTTTACTCTCAACATACGTTGGTCAGCAATATTCAATAGAGACTCCAAAGTAGTCTCATTGAGCACTTTAGTCGACGCGATACCAACACTGAAACCTAACTGATATACATGACTGGGATCTTGATTAAACGCCTCAATCGCATGTGTAAAGCGATCAATGGCGATATGCGCAACCATTTCAGTCGTACCCGACATTAAGACGACAAACTCATCTCCGCCCATACGCGCGTAAACATCGGACTCTCTAAAGGAAGTCTGCAGTAATCGGGTAAATTGCTTAAGCGCTTCGTCCCCTACTTGATGCCCGAATTGATCATTGAGTTGCTTGAAATTGTCTAGGTCGAAATAGGCCAAAGAGACGGGAAAACCACCAAAACGGCAATAGTCGAGTAACTTATCTCCTAACGAAGAGAACCCACGTCGATTAGATATTTGGGTCAACGGATCTGTCGTTGCCGTCACTCTAGTCGCTAACTCTTGTTCAACAATTTTAGCTAGATCGACAAGGTCGTTCACTTGCTCTTGATTGAACTGACGAGGCTTAGTATCAATCACACACAAGGTGCCGAGCATAGAGTCATCATGGTGAACAAGCGGAACGCCAGCGTAAAATCGCACACCCGGCTCACCGACAACGAGAGGGTTATCTGCAAATCGCTCATCTTTAGTCGCATCAGAGATGACAAAAGGATCAGTACCAAGAATAGCATGACCACAAAAAGAGACATCGCGCGGGGTTTCTTGCGCATCAATCCCATAGCAAGACTTAAACCACTGCCGATCGCTATCCACGAGGCTCACGACTGCGATAGGCACATCGAACAATCTTTTAGCCAATCTAGTCACACGATCAAAACGTTCTTCAGAGTCGGTGTCTAGAATATCAAGCTGCTCAAGAGCATTGAGACGCTGAGCTTCATTATCAGGCTTGTCGGGTACTTGCATTGGTCATCAATAATTTCTCAAAACATACTAAAAATCTTAGCAGTCGAGGATTAAGATGCCTAAAAGTTGACCAATAAATTTCAATTTATGCCGTTCGAGGTAACAATTTTATCAGCAAAAACCACAAGGGCTTGAATACCTTATGCACTCAAGCCCTCACGTTTCATCATGGTTGGACTAGATGTTAATGTCTAGCCCTTGCTGCCAGAATGCCACTTCCATGCGCGTTGCCGTTTTAAACACCTGAATCAAGTTCTGGCCGCGTTGGCTGCTGAGATCAATCTCTTCTAGCAATTGGTTGAAATGCTCTGCACCTTGTTCAACGCCAGATTGAAACTCTTCGCCACCATACAACTCTATCCAGCTGCGATATGGATTGCCTTCTAGTTTAGTCGTATCACTTTCACTCAAGGCCTTACCGATCACCGCGTAGCCAATCGAACAAGGAGCAAGCGCAGCATACAGCTCGACCAGATCGCCCGTCATTCCCGCATCAAGCACATAGCGAGTGTATGCCACTGTGCCAAAATCTTCCGGCTCATTCTCTAAGTCAGATTCAGTGAGCCCCCACTGGCCACAATATGTCACATGGTGGCCAATTTCTGAATCAAGCAAAGCATGAACACTTGGCAAAGCGCGGCGCATATCTTCAAGGTTACGCGCTTTGTATATCGCCAAGGCATAAGCGCGAGCATATTGTTTTAGGAACAAGAAATCCTGCTTGAGATAGTGCAAAAAACAAGGTTGAGGCAAAGTGCCCAATGCAAGCTGCTGTACAAAAGCATGCTCGGTGTACTCTTGCCAATCAGACTCACAAGCTTCGATGAGGTCTTGGTACTTCATTAGTTAAACTCCGGTACGTAGTCCGCTGCTTTTGGCAGTGTCTCAATCAGATTTTGCGAGTACATAAACTCGGCGTAGTCATCATAACGCTTAAGGTCGACCGCAGATGGGCGCAGCGCAAAACGAGTTAAGGTATCATTCCAAGCACGTTGGTTAAGTTCATTATTCAAGGTATCTGGTGCGTACGCGACAAACTGTTTCCAAGAGGCTTGCGGGTGGTTAACGATATAGGTAGTTGCTTGCTCCAACGCTTTGTTGAATGACTTGATGGCTTCAGCATCATGGGTTTTCGCATTAGCGACAAATACTAACTCATCGTAAGCAGGCACGCCGTGCTCCTCTGGGTAGAAGGCTTTCGCTTTGTAACCCTCTAGCGCAAGTTGGTTGGTTTCAAAGTTACGCAAACCGCCCCAAATCGCATCAACCTTGCCCGATGCCAATGAAGAAGAGAGCGCCCAACCAACATTGATGATGTTCACGTCTGAAAACTTCACACCCTCTTGGCCCAGCATAGTACCGATGGTGGCTTCTTCGTTGCCCGCAATCGCAATACCAATGTTTTTGCCTTTTAGGTCAGCCAGATTGTCGTTCTTGCCGTTATCTAGCACCATCAGTGTGTTAAGCGGCGTTGCAATCAGTGTCGCAGAGCGAATCAGTGGCAAACCGGCAGCGACATCAATGGTCAAGCTTGGTTGGTAGGAAATCGCCAAATCGACTTTGCCTGCAGCGACAAGTTTTGGCGGCGTGCTTGGATCGGCAGGTTCTTGGATCTCGACTTCTATGCCTTGCTGTTTAAAGTAACCACGCTCTTTAGCAATGACGATTGGCCCATGGTTAGGGTTAACAAACCAATCGAGCATTAGAGTGAGCTTCTTCTCTTCTGCAATGGCATTCGCTGATAATAGTGAGGTGAGTAGTGCCACTGCACTGATTTTTTTGGTTATTTTCACGGAGTATCCTTTCTTTATTGATTTTCCCAAGGAATAAATTTTTTAAGTAGTTTGTCTGTAATGAAATAGAGAGAAACGGAAAGCAGAGCGAGGATGAATAATGCGGCGAACATTTCATCGATGATCATGCGTGCATTCGCTTGAAGCATTAGGTAGCCAAGACCCGCACTTGAACCGACCCACTCTCCGACTACGGCACCTATCGGTGCAATCACAACGGCAACTCGAATACCTGAGGCCAAAGTTGGCAGCGCAGCAGGGAGTTGTATGTGTCTTAATAGCTGCCATTTACTTGCTCCCATTGTCTTGGCGAGATCGAGATAACCCTTTGGTGTATTGCGCAAACCGTCATAGCAACAAGTGGTCACAGGAAAGAAGATAATGATTGCCGCCATCACCACCTTGGACGCGATGCCGTACCCAAGCCAAAGCATCAGTACAGGCGCAATGGCAAACACCGGAATTGCTTGGCTCGCAATAAGCATGGGTAACAGCCAACGTTTTAATGGTTTAAACAGCAACATTTGCAGTGCAAAGATAAGCCCCATAGAGAGGCCAAGCAGTAAACCCAGTATGATTTCTTGCCCAGTAACAAGAGTGTGTTTCATGAGTACATCAAAACGTGAAATCAATCGCTCGAAGACATCTAGCGGAGCAGGCAAAATGAAGCTTGGCATATCAAAAAAAACCACAACGCTGTGCCAAATGCCCAAAATCACCAACAGGCTAACCGTCATACGCACCATTGGGTTTGTCACCTGAGCGTTGATTCTCTTATTAGGCAGCGTAAGTTCTAGATTCGTTACCTTACTCATAGTCTTGCTCCAACTTGTCTAGAATACTTCGCTGCAAAGCTGCGCACTCACCATCTATCTCGCGCGGAGGCAGTGAGGTAGGAACGTCCAACGGGTGCGCATAGGCAGGTACACCCTGAAGCAAATAGAGCGCATCCGATAAACGTACTGCTTCTTGGGGATCGTGGGTAATCAGCACAACGGTTTTGCCCTTGAGTAACTTGGCTGACAAGGATTGCAACTTATGGCGCGTGACGGCATCTAGCGCTGAAAAAGGCTCATCCATTAGCACAACAGGCTTGTCTTGCATCAGTGTACGCGCAAGGGCAACACGCTGACGCATTCCCCCAGATAACTGAGCAGGCATACTATTAACATGGGCAGCTAACCCAACCTGTTCAAGCAACTGAAGTGCTTTGTCATGATCAACATTTTGCGCACCAAAGTTACGGCTTAACATAACGTTATCTATGACATTTAACCAAGGCAGTAATAGGTCTTGCTGGGCCATGTAGGCGATTTGCTCATGTAAGTCTTGCCCTTGGCTTAGCTTAAGCGTCCCTTGCCACTCCACTTTGTTATCTAGCAAACCAGCTAAATACCGCAACAGAGTGGTTTTACCGCAGCCGCTTCGACCCAGCAGACTGGTCCACTTCCCAGCTGGGATGTGCATATCTAAGCCAGTTAGGGTCGGGGTTGGGCTATCGAGATAGCGAAGCTGTGACGCCTTGAGCTCTATCCCGATCGCTTTAGCGCACATTGGTGTGGCCACAGAAAAAGTGGTTCACTGGGCCATGACCTTGACCCACATCTAACTGATCGGCGTGCGCAATGGCTTGAGAGATATATTGCTTACCAAGATACACCGCTTTATGAAGACGGTTACCTTGAGCAAGGTATGAAGCAATGGCAGAAGAGAGGGTGCAACCTGTACCGTGCGTATTTTTGGTCGCGACACGTTTTGCGCTCAATAACTCACTGCTTTCTTGCTCAATAAGGAGATCATTACTGTTTTGGTCTTTCTCTAAGTGCCCACCTTTAAGCAGCACTGCTTTCGCCCCAAGCGCGCGTAATGACTCGATCATCGCCCCCATTTGCTCTTCATCTTGAGGAACCTCACCACCAATCAGAGCCGCCCCTTCAGGTAGGTTCGGGGTAATAAGATCCGCGAGTGGTAGCAGTTCTTGTTTGAGCGTAGAGATTGCCGATTGTTCTAGTAACAGATCACCGCTTGTTGCAACCATGACAGGGTCAACCACGAGATGCTTAGGTTGGTATTGACGTATTTTAGCCGCCACGACCTTAATGATTTCGGCATCAGCCAGCATACCAACCTTAACCGCGACGACATTCAAATCAGTAAATACGGCATCAAGCTGGCTTTCAATATGCGCTAATGGAATCGGGTGAATGGCGGTCACACCTCGGGTGTTTTGCGAAGTAATGGCTGTAATGACAGAGCACGCGTAACTGCCTGTCGCTGACATCGCTTTAATATCCGCTTGGATGCCTGCGCCGCCACCGCTGTCAGAGCCAGCAATGGTTAATACAATAGGTGTTGTGTCTTGTGAATGTGGCATAGATGCTCCTACTACAAGACGTATAGGAACTCTCGACCACGAAAAGAACGCTCATAAAGAGACTTACTATCGAATGCGAGTACACTAAACCCGAGAAATGGAATTAGTGTGCATAGTTCCCTACGTCAGTGCTAACTGAATCAGGTTCAACGGGTCTCGCTTCGCGATCTCAGCCCTTTCCCTATTGGGTAGGCTCCCCGACTATTTCCGCAGATGATAACAATAAAAGTAAATTTAGTGCATCACTTATTTGGTGCGATGCTACAAAAAACAAACAAAACATTAGCCCGCACATATGGTATTGATTGCTTATCTTTGTAACAGGATAAGTTTCTGAACTATAGTAACTTAGCTCACATGGAATTAAGGAGAGAGCTATGAGCCAGGAGGCACTACTATCTCGACTGAACGAGTTACCGAGAATCCAGAAGGTACTTCAAGAGCTTCTCGATATGGTCAACACAAGTGATGTCGACTTTAAAGAACTAGCGAATAAAATAGCAACGGATCAAGTTCTTAGCGCTAGATTGCTCCGTCTTGCCAATTCAGCTCATTTTGGAGGAAGCAAAAGCGTATCTTCGATAAATGAAGCCTTACTTCGAGTTGGAACAGGCCCCGTGAGAACATTAGTTGTCGCTTCAGTTCTCTCTAGTGCCTTCCCTAGAATTAAAACATTAGATATGGATAAATACTGGGAAGAAACGTTCGAAGTGTCGATTATTGCTAGCAAAATTGCCGTTGAGACAGGCATGGATAGCAATGAAGTTTTCACAACGGGCG
This window encodes:
- a CDS encoding sensor domain-containing diguanylate cyclase; translated protein: MQVPDKPDNEAQRLNALEQLDILDTDSEERFDRVTRLAKRLFDVPIAVVSLVDSDRQWFKSCYGIDAQETPRDVSFCGHAILGTDPFVISDATKDERFADNPLVVGEPGVRFYAGVPLVHHDDSMLGTLCVIDTKPRQFNQEQVNDLVDLAKIVEQELATRVTATTDPLTQISNRRGFSSLGDKLLDYCRFGGFPVSLAYFDLDNFKQLNDQFGHQVGDEALKQFTRLLQTSFRESDVYARMGGDEFVVLMSGTTEMVAHIAIDRFTHAIEAFNQDPSHVYQLGFSVGIASTKVLNETTLESLLNIADQRMLRVKDTNRG
- the tenA gene encoding thiaminase II encodes the protein MKYQDLIEACESDWQEYTEHAFVQQLALGTLPQPCFLHYLKQDFLFLKQYARAYALAIYKARNLEDMRRALPSVHALLDSEIGHHVTYCGQWGLTESDLENEPEDFGTVAYTRYVLDAGMTGDLVELYAALAPCSIGYAVIGKALSESDTTKLEGNPYRSWIELYGGEEFQSGVEQGAEHFNQLLEEIDLSSQRGQNLIQVFKTATRMEVAFWQQGLDINI
- a CDS encoding ABC transporter substrate-binding protein is translated as MKITKKISAVALLTSLLSANAIAEEKKLTLMLDWFVNPNHGPIVIAKERGYFKQQGIEVEIQEPADPSTPPKLVAAGKVDLAISYQPSLTIDVAAGLPLIRSATLIATPLNTLMVLDNGKNDNLADLKGKNIGIAIAGNEEATIGTMLGQEGVKFSDVNIINVGWALSSSLASGKVDAIWGGLRNFETNQLALEGYKAKAFYPEEHGVPAYDELVFVANAKTHDAEAIKSFNKALEQATTYIVNHPQASWKQFVAYAPDTLNNELNQRAWNDTLTRFALRPSAVDLKRYDDYAEFMYSQNLIETLPKAADYVPEFN
- a CDS encoding ABC transporter ATP-binding protein, whose product is MCAKAIGIELKASQLRYLDSPTPTLTGLDMHIPAGKWTSLLGRSGCGKTTLLRYLAGLLDNKVEWQGTLKLSQGQDLHEQIAYMAQQDLLLPWLNVIDNVMLSRNFGAQNVDHDKALQLLEQVGLAAHVNSMPAQLSGGMRQRVALARTLMQDKPVVLMDEPFSALDAVTRHKLQSLSAKLLKGKTVVLITHDPQEAVRLSDALYLLQGVPAYAHPLDVPTSLPPREIDGECAALQRSILDKLEQDYE
- the thiD gene encoding bifunctional hydroxymethylpyrimidine kinase/phosphomethylpyrimidine kinase, whose product is MPHSQDTTPIVLTIAGSDSGGGAGIQADIKAMSATGSYACSVITAITSQNTRGVTAIHPIPLAHIESQLDAVFTDLNVVAVKVGMLADAEIIKVVAAKIRQYQPKHLVVDPVMVATSGDLLLEQSAISTLKQELLPLADLITPNLPEGAALIGGEVPQDEEQMGAMIESLRALGAKAVLLKGGHLEKDQNSNDLLIEQESSELLSAKRVATKNTHGTGCTLSSAIASYLAQGNRLHKAVYLGKQYISQAIAHADQLDVGQGHGPVNHFFCGHTNVR